In the genome of Carassius carassius chromosome 12, fCarCar2.1, whole genome shotgun sequence, the window AACGAATTCTGTTGGAATCAAAAGTGTAGCATGTGCTCCTGTAAGCACAATTTGTGAAATACTGACTACAAATATACTTATACTGATATACAATTTTACCCAATATGTAGGTTTATGCTGATTATAATAGCACACTATTAGCAACATGTTAACATCACACTCTGTTAAAATCGGCAGTGTAACGAACTTGtcatgtgcacaatttataaaaaacaaactatAAATACACTTTTATGGAATATCAATATACTGTTTAACCCAATGTGTATTTTTATGCTTAGGATCGCTAACATCtcgcaatttaaaataaactatgtAGCATTTCATTTTTGAAAGCACAATTTGTCAAATATTGcctaaaaatagttttattagtTAGAAATCGCCAACCCAATacgtatttttatgttttttgctaGAGTATCACTCTGTTAGCTGAGAAACATGCTAATATTAAACTATTGCaatcaaaaatgtagttttatttatGTAATGTGCACATACAGTTTCAGATCCATTTTAATGTCAGCTGACTATAAAGACAGCGAGGTTTTGGCACAGATCCATTCTCAGAGTTACTTCATTAATTCACCACCTTCTTGTTACCTCGTATTGCTCTTCGAGTAGTTTTGTGAGTTGAGTGTAGACCTCCTCAGCCTTCTCTGAGATCTGAACATCACTGTGATGGACTAGGATGAAGTCCTCATCCTCATCTCCAGGCGGTGAAGACAACTGAAAATAAAGGGGGAGTTATTACTTATTTCATTATGGATTTGTTAAAAAACATTGACAGTATTACCTTGCTAACATCCACTGTCTTGCCACTGCGGGTGGCTTCTATCATGGGGTCCAAACTTTTTGCTGCACGCAGGAGGGTCTTGGCCTGCTCTAGGTCATTCTTCTGCTTTGCCTGCAGCGCTGCTTTCATGTACTGCTTTTTGCAGCTTTCCAGAAACTCCAGCTGCTGCTGAGCTGAGGAGAAAATAACCAGATTTTTGTGAGCTCCTTATGTAAATCAGTTACGAAACATGAAAACATCCCAATTAATACACCATCCTAAAACACAACTCTACCAGTGTCAGGCAGACTTCCTCTTTTGGACGTTCTGTCTAGGGAAGGTGAAGGGGTCCTCTTGGGCTTCTGTACCGTTGGCTGTACTGCAAGAGTGGGCTTCACTTGGTCGCCTACTTTCAGAGCCTTAACCTAGAAGGCAAATGACAAAATAGTGACTTCTTTAAAAGAAAGGGATAGCTTTGGAAATATTTAGGAAATGctacaccagtggttcccaatctttttcaactcgcggcccacacaaccaaacacatatgtttgcgcggcccactgcccaaaattaactgaccccgctattgttgggttaataacttagtactcagaagctagattgttaactgtctttattgaatgaactagcaATGAACAGTCAATAACTCTGGGCTGGCACCGCTTGGCACAACTGcagttgttctgtagcatatgcagcaaaaatatcttgagataaattggcggtttattctcttttcttcttatttaatatatatatataaaattatgttatgacttagacttttttacatatatggacaatattattatttattttaatagtaattagcggcccacctgcaataccatcgtgGCACACAGGTTGAAAATCACTGTGCTACACAATTTAAGAACATACCTTCTCCTCTCCCTTTTCATCGTCCTCCTCACCATCACCAGCTTCATATTCATTAGATGTCAGCTTATTGGCTGTTTCCAGAACTGCAGCCAATCCCTGCTCTGGAGCAGCGGCCTTCTGGCCTGGGATTGGAGGAAAGCCTATAGAAAACACTTCAATTTAATGTAACTCCTCATTTTCTTAGCAGGAATTCAAGCAActcattacagaaaaaaaaaaaaaaaagaaaaaaaaaaaaaaattatatatatatatatatatatatatatatatatatatatatatatatgtatatgtatatatatatatatatatatatattagtttggaagaaattaatacttttatttagcaaggactgcattaaattgattgaaattgacagtaaaggcatttgtaATGGTCTTTCCTAGACTGTATTCGTTCATTTGCACCTTTCTGTCACCAGAcagtgtttattttctttttttcttgtgtgtTTGCAGGGTGGAGCCAAGTGGCAGGTGCAGTGGGTTAACGGTGATGAGCTGACTGATAAAAAGGTCTTGTTTCCTTATTGTGcatactttatacatttttttatttttctctttctttttgtgtTGATATTGTTTAATTCAGTTATGgattacattaataaacaaatgtttgtgGGTTACGGTAATTTAATTTGCGTGTGGCCTCCCCACGTCATGCTGCCTtgcgccaaatgttttttttttataattctccAAAATATTTCGATTTCAGATAATCATGGTTCTTTTGAAATTCCtataaattaaattctgaaaaaaaaaatagcacttgtttccacaaaaatgttacgcaccacaactttttcaatgataataaaaatgtttgttaagCACAAAATGAGCATATTCAAATGacttctgaagcatcatgtgacactgaagatgggagtaatggctgctgaaaactatACTGTAACTTCACATAATAtacatcacaaaaaaaatacatccactgtaaaaaaactaaaatccactactaataaaatgtattttaaattgaaatatttcacaatattgcaaaccttttttaatcaaacaaatgcagtcttggtgaacataagagacttcattcaaagaacatttaaaaattgtaccaaacttttgaatggtagtggacatgtacacacaaacagaaacatgTAAAGGTCTCTTTTTGACTGCAGAAGAACCGACCTGGAGGGGCTGGAAGCTCATCAAAATTGACAGGTCGGCCTGCTTTATGGGCTCGGATGGCAGACTGGTATTGCTGTGGGTCACAAAAAGAACATAATCTGAAATCAACACCTCGCTATGTGCAAACGTGCTGCATTATGGTAACATGAACTTAACAGGAGTTCCACAATCAGATAAAATCTAAAAAGGAAACACTCCAAGAGAAACCGAAAGTTTGTGGACATTCAGTGGTGACAATGTGCCATTATTTGAGGTTTAGGTGTCATTTTGACAGGTTTACTAACTTTAGCAATGCGGTCATGCATGCGGGCTTTGCGCTCATCCCCGCTGGCCTTAGCTTGTGTGAAGGCCTCTTTGTACTTGGCCATCCTCTGTTCTAGAGCTTCAAGAACAGTCTGGGGCCGAGCTGGACCAGAACTGCTGTCTACTgccacaacaaaaaacaacagacAGGAGACAAAAAAAGCATTCAAATTCAGGTCAGAAGTACAGTAATTCAGGTTAGACCATAATTAGACTATTAAAAGAGACACATGCTCAGTCTCTGAAAATATCTGACGTGAGAACTGGTGTACTAACCAGCAGCTGAAGGTGAGGGAATGGCTTTTGGAGGTGCAGGGTGAGTAACTGTAGAGGCTGTAGAAAAGAATTAAGCCTTACACTATAAAGCTACAAGCCTTGaaaatatgtaaacaaatatgcaaaatatcacAGCTACTACAGTACTTTCCGAACCACAGAAAATAATTCAGGTCTAACCTTGAGACAGAGGGGGCGGAAGGGCGCTCATGTCCACCAGCTGGACTTTCTCCAAAGCCTCAATTGCTGCATCGAATCCCTGAGCCAAACAAGCAAACAGCATAGTGCTATTCTTTGTCTACTTCCTACAATTCTTGAATAGCTCAAATAACTTTGCACATTTTTGTTACAAGTGAGTTATAAGTAATCATGGTTTATGGGAACAAGACACTTTGTTAAGAGGAATAGCCAAACTGGCATGACAACATAGCTGAAGTGGTAGATGCCTTGAATTAAATGCAAAGCCAAACTGAAATGGTGGATAAAATCAGTAAAGGTTTAGAGATACAAAGTCTTTGGCAGGTTTAAGTTAAAACTTTCATATTAGAGCAGAAGGCAATTGGAAAAATATGTATTAAGAGGGTGTGATTCATGAATAAAGCCATGCCTGTTAACTGACAGCACAGAAAACACAGTCACAGAAGTGAAGTAAAACATCAAACTGAAAGACTTTACAtgacaaaacagagaaaacaactACATTTACAAATCTAGTCATATATGTAACTAATTAGAATGAGGGAATCCAAACTTTGCAAAATTCTGTATAAACTCAATTTGATAACTGTTAGAGCCTGAAATGCAAGTTGAgtacttttttaaaaacttaaatatgcCACTGTTTGAAAATGAACAGTACAGAAACAGCAATACATAGCTGTATACATTTAATTAGAAACCACATCTTACCTTGCTGGCCTTCATATGCATTTTGGCTTGGTCAATATCTCCTGCTTGTTTAGCTTTGAGAGCTGCCATCCTGTACTCTTTCTGTCTCTCCAACAGAGTGTCTTTAGTGGGCTGTCCGGCTGGTGAGTGTGCTTTAGGAGCAGAGGAAACCACAATGTACCCTTTACAAAATCAGCTTTGTAGAATGCCATATTTATAGTTAAATTAGCAAGTCAGGAAACAGCTTAAAGGGAAAGGCCCTCATTTTCAACAAAGTCTGCTTTTCTACATTTGGCGTTGATGatacattgaataaaaaaaaaatgtatgtacattttgaattatgactactactattattgaaaaggacaacaacaacaaaaaagattcCTTTGAAATTATATTATCAGTATAAATAAACACGTTAGGGTTGATGGACACCATGGAGTTATTtagcaaataaatgttaaatgtaaaatgtaaatgtaaataaatacccCACTCATAAATCAATACAACTGCAGTCAAATATTAATCCGAAAATAGAGATCAAGTTTAAAATATTTACCAAAAGGACTAATAAAATTTCTTCTagatttttaaaagaagtatttTTCGTTCATCTATGCTggatttattaaatgtaatattgtgaaatattataccgatttaaaataatgttgcaATGAGCTTCAGATTCCAAAGCAAAGAAATCTGATTTGTACAAAGGAGTTCCATGTAACAAATTTGCTAACATTTGATTACTGACATTTATATAACTTTTccgtatttttacatttttcctaaaacatttttatttcttggTTTAAAATATTTCCCATAAATTCAGACACAAGCTAGACATTTTACCTTTCAACCATTAACTATTAACCCTTAAAGGTCCACTGAAGTACCTTGAAACATGCAGTGTTATTCTATGTGGTGACGTCATTTCAACTGAATCAGGAAGACAGGGTAGGACATATCGAGCAGTTCCACCCCCTTTTTTTGGGATAGCCAATAGTTTCATTTCATCATATCATAGCTCGGATCAGTAAAGCTGCATTTGGTAGCTCATGACATCCACAGTCTAATACATTACTCCTTTAGATTCAATATGAAACTATTACTAAAGCAAAAGAGTGATATAATTATGCTGAGGATGTGTTGTTTGAAAACTACGTAACATTTGTGAATGAGACAAGTGTCATctctctaaagcccctttcacactgcacgctgGACCCCGGAAAATtgccgggtcaccttctgtgtgaaagaaAACACATCCGGGATtgatcccgggttggggacctagtaacattgccgggttcagtcccggaatgagCGCTGTGTGTCCCagtgatgatgcacgttatcatgcgactcttttaccgggtgtcttgaaggcagatcaacgttcacgacaaaaaaaaatatgtgcaaactgtaatgaaaacAGAGATCCATTAGTTCCTCACTTTTCGCACGTTCGCCAGCTTaggtgaaagttaacgtgcctagcgtttttgacttgtacattacacatcacatcctgatgtcacgtgtctttacgggacctttacgggttgtgtgtgaatgcatgcacagattccgggtaatcactggcggtgtgaaaggggcaaaatctagcgacctgggaacaattgctgggacacattaaccgtgtattttccagaatcgcagtgtgaaagggactCAACAGTTTCTCCTCCTaatctttatatttataaaattatataaaatatagcaTTCTCTGTAAAAATTAAGGCTAACGTATCCATACTAAAAGCCAAAAAACGttgatttcatggggactttaaaCTGTGGTATGTTGCCACAAAAGCACTCTAACCTAAGGCTGACCTAAGTGCAATTCAGCGCCACTTGCTGCATGTTCCTCTTCTGGAGATGAAAGGGAAGCTGGAGATGCTACACCAGAGGACTCGTCTTTAGTGTTTGACGCTGGATCCATGCCAACAAGGACAGCCTCTGCAGAGATGGGAGAGATCTCAACAGCGCTGTCACACTCCCCGTGCTGATCAGGTGAAGCTGCAGGGGCAGGAGGTCCACTGGGACTACCAGACACTCCACATGCAACTGGAGGGGGAATTTCTGTTTCGTCAATCTTCCCTCCTTTCCGTACTGATGCCAGCATAGTCTGTAGTGTCTAACCAAAAATATGAGTGTCCGTTGTTgtaaattatcataaaaaatatgtaCCCAAAGTTTGTTTGAGTGAGCACCATTGACACCATATCCACTCACCTTGAGGCCTCTCTCATATCTTCGAGCTTTAGAGGTTTCCCCTGCAGCTTTGGCATTGGTAACAGCCATTCTATACAGGTTTATTCTCTCCTCTAAAGTGTACTCAATGCTACCAGGCACTGAAAAAATCTTAATGTtctgtgagaagaaaaaaaaaaagggggtggCACATTACTTCTTACACAGAAGCCATTTTAAAATAGAGCCTAAATTCCTTGAGATGTGCAAATTAATAATCTATACATAACAAATGGAGTCAGGATAAAAGCTTTAACTAATATTCTGAGAAAAACTGAACCTCAATTAAGATATAATTAGAAATGGGTCAAGATGTTCAACAATTTGATTAGCTTTAATATTTTTAGCAACGGTTTCTTTGTAGCTTTAAAAGCTGGTTTGGAGGTACCCACCTACTTTGAAAAGAGGTTATGTACAGCTAAAGTTTAAAGGGGGGGTataatggtgtttcgtgtatcaTGAGTTGGttacagtgttaaagagatggattctcatgctaaacaggccaaagtttttaaaaataatttagaagaatgactgagaatttttgtgccgaaaatcttacttccgggttggtacaagtttcagcttttttttttttcgatcgtggatctaatgacgtagatgagaacggaactccttatatgacaTTTCTCCCGCGAGACCGCGCACGTCAATgcgcttcaaaatcgtcggcagcgctgcataggagttgttcgagaatgcctccaaataagtgtgtttttggatgtgagggaaagtttaccgtgttcagcttccccaagaacccagccttacatgaacagtggatgcagtttgtttttccggggcactAACGGAGTGTATCAAGGGCCTTTGTGTGGTCTGGTCATTTGAGtaacgaatgttttataaacaaggcccaagacaatgctggatttgcacatcgtttgctattaaaacatggagccgtccctgtgataaaagaccccattcatgtaagtacaactgcatcagatttctgtattttgttggaggtcagcacataagtgaatttATGTTAATGGGAACAACAAGAAACATCAGTTATATAGCTCCGCCTGCAttacgcctccaggagctcggctttttccagaaagaatcggaaagctgtatttttcttttacaaatatgataaaactaaagactttttggatatatgaaggatgcagtactactctataggtactcaagattaacatgagattaggtgaaactgtgtatgttatgtaccctttaagtgATTGCTGTTAAATGTTGTATTATTATATCATCACTACAAAGGTTTGGAGTAAGTATGATTCTATTAGGTTTTTGAAaagcctcttatgctcatcacagcaaaaaaaaaaaaacgggatgATTTTTGCACTGGTCTTACCAAAAACATCAGACAGGCTGATTGAAAAACTAATTTACTCTGTGCCAGTAGATGGCACTTTTGGAAAGAAAGTAATATATCGGTTTCCCCCATAACGGTACACAAAGCACCTCTGCCTCACAATGGCTACTTTGAAGCTTGTAGCTCATATTTATTATTGAATGAAATGGTTTTGAAGTTTAATCATCGAATTAAGCCATGTCCCAATTAGGTCCCAAAATTTAAGTCCttttgatattatatttaaagggttagttctcccaaaaaggaaaattgtcattaatgacaccctcatgtcgttccaaacccgtaagacctccatttatcttcggaacacagtttaagatattttaagatttagtccaagaactttctgtccctccattgaaaatcacaagcatcgaaaatacattttggtccaaaaataacaaaaactatgactttttgaaccaaaatgtatttttgatttttcgtttggaacgacatgagggtgagtcattaatgacataattttcatttttgggtgaactacccctttaattaTAATATCAAAAGGACTTACATTTTGGCTCAATCTATATACAAGCAATTCAGTGGTGCTACAAACATGATACTCACACACAGAGCCAACATATCTTCAAAGAACGATTAAAATCTAACTTTAATATTACAACTAACACAACTGTATGAAGACAATATGATTATCCCAAATAAAATTTTAGATCATACCTGGGTGGCTGCCGTCAATTCGGCTGAAGAGGTTTCTGTACTAATGGGGGAGCCGGGGTTTGTGGCACCTGAATCTTCCGTTTTCTCCTCATCAACCACTTCCTGCAGCTCAGCCTAACGAGAATCCCAGCAAATACTATAAACTCACTACACTACATTCAGAAGATGCTGACAGTGAAGAGAAACAGACAATAATCACAGGTTAAATTTACCAAGAGGTCTTCGTCATCCTCCAGACCATCATCTTCATCGTCATCAATGTCTTTCATGCAGGCCTCCGCCATTTTTGCAATATCCTCCATCGGTAATGGAGCTTGAACATAAAAATTCAAGTACAATTTATTTAGATGCACACAAAATATTTTCAAGATCATAACCACATATCAGACAGAGTACCGATAAGGTAGACAATAGAAATGCTACCCAATTGGTCAATGTTAGGCTGGTTAGCATAATCTAGCTACACCCTACTAGTAGATGTTTTAATTACACAATTAACTAGCTGCAAAAAGTATCTTTCTCTACTGATGGTTGTTCAAAAGTTGCCACATACTATAATTAGTTTTTATTCCCAATTAACAAATCATTGCATCGTAGTGTAGTATAAAATACATTATAGTATCTGATTttggatttctattttaatatattttattaaaataaaatatttaaaaatgatttattcctgtgatggcaaggctgaatttttagcagccaatACTTAAGTTGTCAGtgtcacgatccttcagaaatcattatatcaGGCTTATGATATGCATAAGAAAGTGCCTATGATCACAGATGTCAGGTTTTTAACTCATGTATTTCTGGAAGGTTCCTCATCAACTGAGCAGCTGCCCcagagatgaatgggaatgctaaaaTACATCTCTCTGAAAGTAATACAGACCTTGGCACTACCACAACATGCATTATGAGTACATTAATACATTAGGTGTTAGTATTTCATATCCTACCTTTTAAAGTTTGGCTGAAACAGATAACAGCTGAATTTATTATATGAAAAAGAAACGATTAATCATGATGCCCACCTTTGCCAGCCTTTTTCCCCCTAGGAGCCACATTGGGTTTCTTCCCAACAATGGCAGCAAATTCAGCTTCTAAAGCTGGATCATCCAGATCTTGCTCTATTTCCATCACATCAGCTGGCTTGAAATCAAGAAACAATcccatctacaaaaaaaaaaaaaaaaaaggtccaatAGCACCCTTATCTCAGTCACGAGATGGACAGACCATCAATGGTTTCGAACTCTGTCCAAGTCGAACCAAACAATAGACAtaatccttaaagggatagttcacccataaatgaaaacagTCATCATTTTAGTAACttacaatgacagaattttcattttaatgggAACATTATCAACACCACTGACAGCTGACAGTCATTTGCAAAACATTTCAACACTGACCTGTTTGGCTGCAGCTGCTCCTTGGCCTTTCGGCGCTGCTGCTCGCTTGTTTTTCCGAGCAAACATCCCGTTCTGCTCCCTCTCCTCAACCCTTTACCGGACAGACAAACACCTGAATGCTTAAGGTCAGAACGTGACGTATAAATAAACCAGATATGAAATAGCAGCGTGAAGGTTTCTGATAGCAGAGTGACAGTTTAGGGTTAAAGGaaggatgtttttgttttgtttttaaacaaaagtGCTGTTAACACTTGTGCTCTGCTGACTCACCCCGCTGATTCTGAAGAGCACTGTGGAGCAGATTACTTTCTTTTCCTTGCCAACAGTTAAATTAAACCCCACTCCACTTCCTCCTTCCTACCGTGCGAAGAGCTTCACAAACCTGACAGTTTACGTGATACAACACCCTGCGAGGATTCAAAACAACATTATAACAACACACACTcacgaaaaatgaaaattgtatatAAGTTACCTGTCAACATAAAAACTCAACATGGCAAGATAAAAACTCTTAACATTATAGTGCCCCATTCGTTAGATAAGACCTGGCATATTAAATGATAACCG includes:
- the LOC132155103 gene encoding coiled-coil and C2 domain-containing protein 1B-like — encoded protein: MFARKNKRAAAPKGQGAAAAKQMGLFLDFKPADVMEIEQDLDDPALEAEFAAIVGKKPNVAPRGKKAGKAPLPMEDIAKMAEACMKDIDDDEDDGLEDDEDLLAELQEVVDEEKTEDSGATNPGSPISTETSSAELTAATQNIKIFSVPGSIEYTLEERINLYRMAVTNAKAAGETSKARRYERGLKTLQTMLASVRKGGKIDETEIPPPVACGVSGSPSGPPAPAASPDQHGECDSAVEISPISAEAVLVGMDPASNTKDESSGVASPASLSSPEEEHAASGAELHLAHSPAGQPTKDTLLERQKEYRMAALKAKQAGDIDQAKMHMKASKGFDAAIEALEKVQLVDMSALPPPLSQASTVTHPAPPKAIPSPSAAVDSSSGPARPQTVLEALEQRMAKYKEAFTQAKASGDERKARMHDRIAKQYQSAIRAHKAGRPVNFDELPAPPGFPPIPGQKAAAPEQGLAAVLETANKLTSNEYEAGDGEEDDEKGEEKVKALKVGDQVKPTLAVQPTVQKPKRTPSPSLDRTSKRGSLPDTAQQQLEFLESCKKQYMKAALQAKQKNDLEQAKTLLRAAKSLDPMIEATRSGKTVDVSKLSSPPGDEDEDFILVHHSDVQISEKAEEVYTQLTKLLEEQYEKCVTYSKQFTHMGNVAETTKFENMAQQCKKSLEILKLAQNRGLQPPKHHFEERTYRTVRFFPELSSTDMVVFIVRGMNLPAPSGVSTNDLDAYVKFDFPYPSTDQPQKHKTSVIRNTNNPEYNQSFKLNINRNHRGFRRVIQSKGLKLEVLHKGGFLRSDKPIGTALLKLEKLETDSEVREIVEFMDGRKATGGRLEVRVRLREPLGGQDHQTVTERWLVLEEPQVLL